One segment of Mycoplasma sp. E35C DNA contains the following:
- a CDS encoding class I SAM-dependent DNA methyltransferase — MSKEKGQVFTPNWIVKEMIKFSDIKDITKLKVIDNACGDGAFICEIVKQIIKAKPKNIKKVLEENVAGIELDQTAYKMCLVKLKVIEKEFNLPKIKWNIENANTLKVYKKYENKFDLVIGNPPYVRIHNTVENLSSFKFCNKGMTDLFLAFYEIGLKMLKKDGKLCYINPSSIFNSKASETARDYIVKEKLLTKVINFKHQQLFDKITTYSTVLLLDSANKQSTIDYYECGFNNPTRLSYDDFVINNFWYFSKSIKNLKSLKEIINNKKPQKIKAKNGVATLCDKVLINDNLPDSKYTLKIIKASTLKQTKTLFLYDDNFLPITFNDIPEKIKDYLLKNKKALKNRDLENKDLWWVYGRTQAIKDKNYAKICINTTIKDLKSIKIKKTKEGELVYSGLYLMIDNNSQEQKIKKIICNQNFIDYITMLGKYKAGGYYTFNTKDLSNYLNYYL, encoded by the coding sequence ATGAGTAAGGAAAAAGGGCAAGTTTTCACGCCAAATTGAATTGTAAAAGAAATGATTAAGTTTAGTGATATTAAAGATATTACTAAACTTAAAGTTATTGACAATGCATGTGGTGATGGAGCGTTTATTTGTGAAATAGTTAAGCAAATAATCAAAGCAAAACCAAAAAACATTAAAAAAGTTTTAGAAGAAAATGTTGCTGGAATTGAACTTGACCAAACAGCTTATAAAATGTGCTTGGTAAAATTGAAAGTTATTGAAAAAGAATTTAATTTACCTAAGATCAAATGAAATATTGAAAACGCAAATACCTTAAAAGTTTATAAAAAATATGAAAATAAATTTGATTTAGTTATTGGAAATCCTCCTTATGTAAGGATCCATAATACTGTAGAAAATTTATCTAGTTTCAAATTTTGTAACAAAGGAATGACAGATCTATTTTTAGCATTTTATGAAATAGGATTAAAAATGTTAAAAAAAGATGGTAAATTATGTTACATCAATCCTAGTTCGATCTTTAATAGTAAAGCTAGCGAAACTGCTAGGGATTATATTGTTAAAGAAAAACTTCTTACAAAAGTTATTAATTTTAAACACCAGCAATTATTTGATAAAATTACAACTTATTCAACAGTTTTATTGTTAGATAGCGCTAATAAACAATCAACAATTGATTATTATGAATGCGGATTTAATAATCCAACTAGACTTTCATATGATGATTTTGTAATAAATAATTTTTGATATTTTAGTAAATCTATCAAAAACTTGAAATCATTAAAGGAAATTATCAATAATAAAAAACCTCAAAAAATTAAGGCTAAAAATGGTGTTGCTACTTTATGCGATAAAGTTTTAATCAACGATAATTTACCAGATAGCAAATATACATTGAAAATTATTAAAGCATCAACGCTAAAACAAACAAAAACTTTATTTTTGTATGATGATAATTTTTTACCAATTACTTTTAATGATATTCCTGAAAAAATAAAAGATTATTTATTAAAAAATAAGAAAGCACTTAAAAATAGAGATCTTGAAAATAAAGATTTATGATGGGTTTATGGAAGAACCCAAGCTATTAAAGATAAAAATTATGCAAAAATTTGTATAAACACAACAATAAAAGATTTAAAATCTATAAAAATTAAAAAGACAAAAGAAGGTGAGTTAGTTTATTCTGGATTATATTTAATGATAGATAATAATTCACAAGAACAAAAAATTAAAAAAATAATATGTAATCAAAATTTTATTGATTACATTACTATGCTAGGTAAATACAAAGCAGGTGGATATTACACGTTTAATACAAAAGATTTATCTAACTATTTAAATTATTATTTATAA
- a CDS encoding P68 family surface lipoprotein, translating into MLKKTRKSFISSLMALGFAGTMVLSSCAHAGSPSRPIYGGDPDNKVGDTSGFGNKIVIQTAQNRFYPLMHALSSLVESYNNEFFKKDPTNNFEVVLQQSEETKAASETQLTSNVLTKIQAKSNDIPNILLADLNSAYQLQRVESLLDISGSQIINANYFDSTIFNEFNKIAGSDESVTTKVYAIPFNLTTVDSLVFNKPLMNLLFKFVKDGGGEVKEDSNIYKELKIESFNPESYESIKNKKWFNLEVKENNVFKGVTVDDSTFENLESMFDFAKKITEGLKVKSEKTVSGQQRDLKIFMLDYGPSTYKKYLWSKLGNTKESWLWNYKVEDGKNELDYTNLEKEQNQNIIKQSFKFFKDSYAKQDLSDDQWLKSIYFSQGGTNDWASWDIRTYDTAFAIAPHVGWNQSVISPFSINTFGKKANEALTEEDVTNVQKKFASQKDVLWKNQLTRYEKDQKERNTFLIGGSSLVGVKTSAERDKQTIKFLEWLFNDDTIIHDESSIYNNQSISKVLNSKSAYDITSKKALSKEALDKLNKEIEGQETKVNKFFEENSLYANIKDPDWSQIYLNKGAAASLKDWLDFKAKLEKEPSKNSIAFINNDSKSLTISAIINKAIFDITTKAGSNLSEEQLITNIKEQLARDI; encoded by the coding sequence ATGCTAAAAAAAACTAGAAAGAGTTTTATTAGTTCGTTAATGGCTTTAGGTTTTGCTGGGACGATGGTTCTATCATCTTGTGCACATGCTGGCTCACCATCAAGACCAATTTATGGTGGAGACCCTGATAATAAAGTTGGAGATACTAGTGGGTTTGGTAACAAAATTGTTATTCAAACAGCTCAAAACAGATTTTATCCATTAATGCACGCATTAAGTTCATTGGTTGAATCATATAATAATGAGTTCTTCAAGAAAGATCCGACTAACAATTTTGAAGTAGTTTTACAACAAAGTGAAGAAACAAAAGCTGCATCTGAAACACAATTAACTAGCAATGTGTTAACTAAGATCCAAGCTAAGTCAAATGATATTCCTAACATTTTATTAGCTGACTTAAATTCTGCTTACCAATTACAAAGAGTTGAAAGTTTATTAGACATCAGTGGTAGTCAAATTATTAATGCTAACTACTTTGATAGCACTATTTTTAATGAATTTAACAAAATCGCAGGTTCAGATGAATCTGTAACTACAAAAGTATACGCAATTCCATTCAACCTAACAACAGTAGATAGTTTAGTATTTAACAAACCTTTAATGAATTTATTATTTAAATTTGTAAAAGATGGTGGTGGAGAAGTTAAAGAAGATTCTAATATTTATAAAGAACTTAAGATAGAAAGTTTTAATCCCGAAAGTTATGAATCTATTAAGAACAAAAAATGATTTAACTTAGAAGTTAAAGAAAATAATGTTTTTAAAGGTGTTACAGTAGATGATAGCACTTTTGAAAACTTAGAATCAATGTTTGACTTTGCTAAAAAAATCACAGAAGGATTAAAAGTTAAATCAGAAAAAACAGTTTCAGGCCAACAACGTGATTTAAAAATTTTCATGTTAGATTACGGTCCAAGCACTTATAAAAAATACCTATGATCTAAATTAGGTAACACTAAAGAAAGTTGACTATGAAACTACAAAGTTGAAGATGGTAAAAATGAATTAGATTACACAAATCTTGAAAAAGAACAAAATCAAAATATTATTAAACAATCTTTCAAATTCTTTAAAGATTCATATGCAAAACAAGATTTAAGTGATGATCAATGACTTAAATCAATTTATTTCAGCCAAGGTGGAACTAACGACTGAGCATCATGAGACATCAGAACTTATGACACAGCATTTGCTATTGCTCCACATGTAGGTTGAAACCAATCAGTTATTTCTCCATTCTCAATTAATACTTTTGGTAAAAAAGCAAATGAAGCTCTAACTGAAGAAGATGTAACAAACGTTCAAAAGAAATTTGCTAGTCAAAAAGATGTTCTTTGAAAAAACCAATTAACAAGATACGAAAAAGATCAAAAAGAAAGAAATACTTTCTTAATCGGTGGATCATCTCTTGTTGGTGTTAAAACTTCTGCTGAGCGTGATAAACAAACAATTAAATTCTTAGAATGATTGTTCAATGATGACACAATTATTCATGATGAATCATCTATTTACAACAATCAATCAATTTCAAAAGTATTAAACAGTAAATCTGCTTACGATATTACTTCTAAGAAAGCTCTATCAAAAGAAGCATTAGATAAATTAAATAAAGAAATCGAAGGACAAGAAACAAAAGTTAATAAATTCTTCGAAGAAAATTCATTATACGCAAACATTAAAGATCCTGATTGATCTCAAATTTATTTAAACAAAGGTGCAGCAGCTTCATTAAAAGACTGACTTGACTTCAAAGCTAAATTAGAAAAAGAACCAAGTAAAAACTCAATTGCATTCATTAACAACGATAGCAAATCATTAACTATTTCAGCTATTATTAATAAAGCGATCTTTGATATTACAACAAAAGCTGGTTCTAACTTATCAGAAGAACAATTAATAACTAACATCAAAGAACAACTTGCCAGAGATATTTAA